In a genomic window of Rhizobium tumorigenes:
- a CDS encoding AlpA family phage regulatory protein — protein MGRRNPPPIVPSAVEQATGNPLRKTIASTMTADRFLKLKEVTALTSLAASTIYRKMEQGIFPRPRRLSEACVRWFASDVEKWMVEQAASGK, from the coding sequence ATGGGCCGCCGAAATCCCCCGCCTATTGTCCCGTCAGCAGTCGAACAGGCGACCGGTAATCCGTTGAGGAAGACAATTGCCAGCACTATGACCGCGGACCGGTTTTTGAAACTTAAGGAAGTAACGGCCCTTACTTCACTTGCTGCCTCAACGATCTACCGCAAGATGGAGCAAGGCATTTTCCCAAGACCACGTCGGCTCAGCGAAGCGTGTGTTCGATGGTTCGCATCTGACGTGGAAAAGTGGATGGTTGAACAGGCGGCGTCCGGCAAATGA